A window of Fusarium fujikuroi IMI 58289 draft genome, chromosome FFUJ_chr10 genomic DNA:
CCTTCTAGACTTAGACTAGCAAACACGTTTGGATGCATCCGATTCACCTGGCGTAAGGCCTCCACCCTTAGTTCTTCCAGCAGGAAGCAGTATCGTTCTGATAATGAGCCCTTCTCGACCATTGTTGACATGTGCGATTGGCATCGAACTGCAGCTGTAAAGTATTCACTATATGTCTCAGGAGGTGATGCCCATTTCTGGATCACGTAGATATACAGAACCATGGCTGCAGTAAAGGCAAAATATGCCGTAACCTGATATCAGTTGGTCAGTTTTGATATTGGAAAGAAATTGGTTGCACAAACCCAGAATGCCCGGAACATTTGTCCGTTGTCGGTCATCTCATCGATCAGGCCAACTGTTTGGATGGCAGCTTCGAGGCACCTTTGAACGCTCTCTTGGGTTGCAGCATCGTTCTCACTCCCCCTCCTATTCTGACGCGAGATCCTTGCGAAATTGTTCAAGACGGCTTGTCGATGCGTGAGTATTATGGCATGCCAATATGTCAAGTTCAGAACGTTGCGTTGACGTTGAACGATCGGGACAAGGAACGAGGTACTGAAGTAGTCAGCATCGAGAAACTGGGAGAACTCAGCTCGCCAGTCTGCGAGGGCTTTTGAGACGAGCTGTGTTTCCTCTAGGCGCTTGGAGATTGAGATAGGCTTGACTGAGTAAAGGCCACGCAGTATTTGACCTATGATGCGTGCAAGCCTGGGCCATGAGTTAGTTTGTAGTTGCAGATTAGAGGGAGGTATTACTTCATATGTCCAAGCGGAGCAAGCATAACCGAGTAGCCTTTAGCTGACCCAGCAAGATTAATATGATCCTTGGTTATATCATTATCATCGACACAAGCTGGAAGCTCCGTAtcaatatcgtcatcgtGAAAGTTGCGTGGTCTGCCCAGCGATACGCTGAGATATGCATCAAGAGTGTATGCGCACCAGAAGGTTCTTCGACGACTTTCGACTTCAATATGATTCAGCCCGCTTATAACGCCGGGTCGTTTGTTTCGATTCAGTCCGATAGCAAGTGCTAGGTTTGTGACAATACCGAATTGACTCCAGCAGTGGTTGACCCGGGACTGCGTTCCAAGGTAGTAGCACTGCAGAAGACGAGCCTGGACGCTGGTCAGTCGTATTGAGCCGCTCTCTTTCGAGAGTTGATGTTCAGCTGCCAAGTAATACCGGGAACTGGGAAGTGGTTAGCACAGAAAGTAGTTGAGAAGAGCCACCCGCGTTACCTCAGATCAGATGGCCCAGGTCTGTCGTTTTCAGGCATGTACACTCTAGCATGCGCCAAGATCATGAAGAGCAAAGCAACTTTGGCGGCAGAGTTGCTCGGATCACGCATAGTCCCTAGCGTCTCATAGAACTCCGAGAACCATTCCTGAATCGTGGGTCGGTGAAGAAAACGGTAGGTCGGCATAGCAAAGTCGAAGTAACGATCCACCAAGCGCTGAGCATCCTCTTTCGGAAGCATCATACAAAAGTTCGGATCATAGTCAGGGTTTTGAAGAGGTGCATCACCAAACGTAAAGATGCTTCCTGGTCCAGAGAACGATATTGCTTGATGCATGCGCTTCTGAACCCTGAGTAGGAATGACACTCCAGAGGCCGGGCCGATGTAGTGACCCTGAAGATCCTCCTGAGACGGCTCAGGGGACTGTTGCACCGACGTTACAGCTCGCGAGCCCGTGCCGCTCTGCtccatgagatgagatgaaatgCCATAGTCCTGCAGCTCTACACTCTGGTTGGTAGCATTTGCCATGTATTGCTGCGTCAAATCCGTAGGGCTGGTGTCCTCACTCCGAGCCATCGTGTCTTGAGCCGAGACAGTTATGCTCTCATGTCCCGCCTCGTCTGCTGAGGGTATTACCGGCAGACGCCCTCTCGCATAAGCCGAGTCAAAGGTACAAGAGGCCCCTGTCCGGGTACAGAACTTGCACGGCTGCATGCCATTGCACTTGATCTTGCGCCTAGGTACACAGATTAGCTCACGGTTGATCTACGTAAAAATGCCTAGGGTTGCGTTACTTCTTGCATCCATCGCATGCCCTTGTCACCCTGACTCTCTCAGCATTCTTTTTCCGCTTCTTCGCCGCATGTATGCTGTTTGTATCTGACGGTGTTGGGAGTATGGAACGCTCTGAAGTCATTGGAGCCACGTCTATCCACTCGCGCAAAggtgctttctttttttgtgAACTGAGGCTGTACCGAACGGAAAAGAGATGATGAAACTGGGCAAGATTGAACGGAAAAGCGAATCCGGGGATGAGGCATGGATAATTGTCCTCATGAGTTCGACCCCGCAACCGGTGTCACGTGTATCtctctgaggaggaagaaaaaacCCAAGACctgatcctaaatgacaaaaagacttaggtaaggTTTAGGTTACTTGGTAAAAgtttaggtaacttagtgtacgtttaggatatcttttgccaagtttattttaaaacCTGAGGTCCGATGTtctcttgctccccgaggcccTCATCGCTAACATTCCCGAGGCTAGCACCGACTGCGTACATCCGAAGTGTCAATCCTTGTTACCACTCGATGGGGTCAAGGAGCTATTGTAAATGTGACGAAAAGGAAATATCGTGATGTGGGAGAGCAGGGCATTAAGGCTTGCCTGTTCAAACTCCCGGTCTTGCAAGCCAAGTGCAGTCTTTTCTCCGATGTCGGCCATTCAAAGTCATGACCAATCTACGTTCCTGTGACCAGACACCATCTCAAGAAATTGCATTCATTTATTCATGAGGTCTCAGTCCTCCATTGCCTGTTGAACCTATGCTAGACTGGACTTTGTTGACAACCAATGCACTCCAAAGGACTGGGCTCTTATGCTGCATTCTTCTCGAAGATACTCAAAGCCGTATTCTCGAATTCACGACCAAACTGCAATACCGATTTCCAATGAGGAGGGATAGCCGCTGCTCCGTCTCGAGCTCCCAAAATTCCTCCCGCGATCGCTCCGTTTGTATCTGTATCCCAGCCAATGCGAACAACGTCCACGACAACATCCTCGAGGCTGCGAGTATCAAGGACCGCCGCAATCGCGAGACTCAGTGACTCGAGGACGTATCCGCTGCATCTGCCTCCAAGTTCCGGCACAGGTCCTTTCTTAGCCATTGTTGCTATGCTGAGGGATTTGCCGAGTTCAATCGCTTTGTATACTGGACCAGAGCCTCCTTCAAGAGTTTCTGCGACATTGAGACCTGCCTTGACCGCATCCTGAGGGTCGACCTGGTTAATGAGTTTCGAAACAATCGTGTTGTAGGCTGCACATGCGACCGTGCATCTTTTGTCATCGTGGGTGATCTTGCTGATACGAATGCTTTCATCGACCAACTTCTGGGGATCGCGTTGGAACAATCCGGTCGGGATGCAGCGCATCAAGCTTCCATTCCCAGCACTACCTTGCCCAGCTCCGGCGCGGTCAGGGTCTTGAGTCTGCTTGTAGCGCCTGAGCCCAGTAGCGGTCGCCCCTCCAATGTCCTCAGGCCGACTTCCCGGACGCCTGCCTGGCCAGTCGCCGTGAAGCCAACTAATGAAATAGTCGCCAGCGAGTTGCGCGATGTCGTCGCCGGCCTTGTAGTCATGGTATGCAAGGAGTACTCCACGAGTCATATCCGTATCGTCTGTCGCATGGCCCTGCGACCAACGAAATGGGCCCCCGCCCACGATGTCGCGGAGACCCAGAGGGTATTCACGGGCGATATCCGTATGGGTTTTGAACTCAAGCGTTGCGCCCAGCGAGTCGCCGGCATGGACACCTAGCAGTGCGCCGATGATGCGGGACTCGCGGGGCGAAAGTTCCGACTCGTGTTGAGGTGAAGGCATGTTTGTTGCTTGTGTTTGTCTggctgtttgtttgttggcgATTTGGCGCTTCAAATCCGATTGAAGAGCCAAATGGCGGGGGCTGAGCTGCGGCTGAGTCTGTCAGCCTTGAATTCGGATACATGCCTTGCTGCCTATAGTAGGTAGACAAAGCTGGGCGAACACTCGCAACTGCCAGGCATCCAGGCCATGATATTTCTGGAAAACACATTCTTTGTCGGATTTCGGAGTACGAGTGTGCAATTGTCGCGGTTGTCTGTCGAACAAAGCTGCGGGCCGTGAATGACCCCTCTCGGAAGCAGTGGGGCACCGGCCACTGAATGCCCCCCTACAACGTCAGCTTTCCTTCCACCGAGACATGTGCTTTGCAAAGTTGTCCTGGAACTGTTGCTCTGGGCCTTTCACTCGAAGCATCAGCTCATCAAAAGATGCATTCATCATGAGCAATTTTACTGGCCCGGACATAAGTGTCATTCTTTCGAGCCATCCATGTCCGCGGCAGCTCTGCCCTACAAGTGGATCCACGATCGACAAATGTCCTCCAGATTAGTGGCTAGGCCTCTGAAATGTCACTGTGGCAGCAACTAAGAATCGGCGATAACACTAATCTCCAGGCGGTTTACACTAACATCGCAGATAATTTCTAACTAAACCCGGGACGATGTCGCCAGACTAAAGTTCACTAAGATAAGACCCAAACATATATATTGCCAAGGCAGAGAGCATTGAAAACAACTCAATTTTATTCTCTTGTACAATTTTCCCAGAGACCACAAAACCGTCCATACTCAACATGTCGCCGACAAAAGGTCTCGTTCTCGTCACGGGCGCAAATGGCTTCATCGGCGCACGTACCGTTGAAGCTTTCCTTGCCGCCAACTATTCTGTCCGAGCTGCAGTACGAAGTCAATCATCAGCTTCCAGCCTCCTCTCAGCACTCCCCTCATACGCTTCCTCCGGCCAACTCACGAGAATTCTGGTCCCCGACCTAATGGCTAGGGGAGCTTTTGATGAAGCTGTCAAAGATACTACGGCAATAGCTCATGTCGCGGCGCCAGTTGACTTCAGCAACACCAATATAGACTACGTCATCGGTTCTTCGCTGCAGGGGACTCTCGGAATTTTGGAGTCCGCTGCCAAAGAGCCTGCCGTCAAGTCGTTTGTGTATGTGTCCTCTATCGTGGCTGTCAGAGGGTGCAAGCCTAAGTACCCAGAGAAAGGTTACACGGAAGAAGACTGGAATGACCAAATTGAGGATGCGATCGCCAAGGCTGGCTCAGAAGTGACAGGCCACCAAATCTACGTTGCGAGCAAGGTCAAAGCAGAGCGCGCATTCTGGGAATTCCGGCAAAAGAACCAAAATCGCATCAATTTCACAATGACAGCTGTCAATCCGGTCTGGGTGGCTGGACCGCCGCTGATTCTCCCTGATGACCCGGAGAAGTTGAGTGAGACCGCCATCGTTCCTTATCGCATCATGAACGGGGAGAACATGTCATCTGCTGGACCCGGTAATGGAACACATGTTGACGTGCGCGATGTTGCACGGCTCATGGTGTTTGCAGTTGACAAGAAAGAAGTGGCCGATGGGCAGCGGTACATCGCTGGAGGAAACGGCAACTTTGGAAACATCCAGGCTTATCGCGATTTGTTGCGAAAGGCTTATCCACACAGACAAGGAATTATTGGGAAAGGTGAACCAGGAAAGGGATATCTGCAAGACTACAGCATTCCCAATGGTGGTTTCAAGGTCGATGCTACTAAGGCGGTTGAAGCAACAGGACAGGGTTGGATCCCTTTTGACCAGATGGTTCTAGAGTCTGCCAAGGCATATGAAAGGTATTTCTGAAGATAAGACCCCCTTTCATGTTAATAGTCAGCGGTTAAATttagggaagggaagggcAGGAGGGAGAATAGCAACAAGAACGTCAATCTCAGTCTCAAAGGCAGCAAAACAGCCTTCCAACTCGCAAGCTAACATTACAACGAGTTTTTAGCAATGAGACATTTGATCGAGTTTGCTGTATAAGCAATGAACAATAGTACGATCCTTGGGAAGTTAGATACCCCGAAACCTGTCCAACACAGTGTCCGTGCCTTTGCTTGCGTAGATAGACGAACCGCGAATCATCATGGGTGCCGTGAGGCGATCTCGAAGGGTCTACGCACTCCTTTCCCACCGAACTTAGCACATctaattttaatcttttagcGAACCAATGTTATTGAATCACTGGTGTTGAATCACTTCGGTGGGTCAATCGATGTGAACATCGTATTTCATCAACGCATTTGCAATTCAGAGCTTAGTGCGGTCGCATCTGCATTGATATTTTGCATGCGATGTTTATCTAATATATAACCGCTATTGGCCGACTGTCTATTCGCCGACATGATATGAAATCGACACCAATTGAGCTCATCCTTTTCCGAAAAAAGACCTTTTCCGATGGTTAGATGATTGCCGTCAGGCGATCAACAAGCGAGGGTTGTCGTAGAGTCAAGTGTTGACCGAGACAATTCCAAAAACAAAAGAGGACTTCGTTGACTGGTGCTGATAATGAGAACGTGGGCTCACCCACGACTGCCATCACAGTTGCTCTGACCACCAAAAAGACACCTTAGTCACTACCGTGTGTGGAAGTGAAACTACCATCACCTGTAGCCTCAGGTCCCGCCGAGGTAGACTGGCGCTTCGCTGAGCCTTGGTCCTCACCAACCATGCTATTCTTGCGCTTAACGGTGCTTCCATCAGAATTCGTCTCCATGGGCACTCGCTGATTCACTATGATCCAAGCGTTTGATAGCATATTATGAGATTTGGTGTACATGTCTAGCCTTTCTTTCTCGTTGACAATCTCTTTCTTGCGGCTTTCAACAGTCTTCGCAATGTTGCTTAGTGGAAGGCGTAAGCCCTCGATCACCGAATTTCTTTCAACCAATTTCCATTCCACTTCTTTCGGTTTTTTGTCGAGTGATTCGCGGAATTGTTGAAAATTGTTGTCAAAAAGACTCTGTTGTGTTTCCAACTTAGCCTTCGCCAGTTGCTGAATGGAAGCGCGGATCTGTGCCAAGCTTTCACGAAGAATCGTGTTCTCCTCTTTGAGTGTCGTCAGCGCATCACCTTGGTCTTTCAATGACTTCTCCAGG
This region includes:
- a CDS encoding related to dihydroflavonol-4-reductases, translated to MSPTKGLVLVTGANGFIGARTVEAFLAANYSVRAAVRSQSSASSLLSALPSYASSGQLTRILVPDLMARGAFDEAVKDTTAIAHVAAPVDFSNTNIDYVIGSSLQGTLGILESAAKEPAVKSFVYVSSIVAVRGCKPKYPEKGYTEEDWNDQIEDAIAKAGSEVTGHQIYVASKVKAERAFWEFRQKNQNRINFTMTAVNPVWVAGPPLILPDDPEKLSETAIVPYRIMNGENMSSAGPGNGTHVDVRDVARLMVFAVDKKEVADGQRYIAGGNGNFGNIQAYRDLLRKAYPHRQGIIGKGEPGKGYLQDYSIPNGGFKVDATKAVEATGQGWIPFDQMVLESAKAYERYF
- a CDS encoding related to ADP-ribosyl-glycohydrolase, whose amino-acid sequence is MPSPQHESELSPRESRIIGALLGVHAGDSLGATLEFKTHTDIAREYPLGLRDIVGGGPFRWSQGHATDDTDMTRGVLLAYHDYKAGDDIAQLAGDYFISWLHGDWPGRRPGSRPEDIGGATATGLRRYKQTQDPDRAGAGQGSAGNGSLMRCIPTGLFQRDPQKLVDESIRISKITHDDKRCTVACAAYNTIVSKLINQVDPQDAVKAGLNVAETLEGGSGPVYKAIELGKSLSIATMAKKGPVPELGGRCSGYVLESLSLAIAAVLDTRSLEDVVVDVVRIGWDTDTNGAIAGGILGARDGAAAIPPHWKSVLQFGREFENTALSIFEKNAA